A single Oncorhynchus tshawytscha isolate Ot180627B linkage group LG01, Otsh_v2.0, whole genome shotgun sequence DNA region contains:
- the LOC112250636 gene encoding putative tyrosine-protein phosphatase auxilin isoform X5 → MDSSGPPSPDMDANYGGGLLDMVKGGAGKFFSNFKDNLKDTLKDTSTKVMHQVATYTKGELDIAYITSRIIVMSYPAEALQIGNQNHVEDIRSFLDSRHADHYTVFNLSQRNYRGAKFSNRVSECNWPPRQAPSLHNLFAVCKNMHNWLKQNPKNVCVITCSDGRAPSGVLVCAMFCFCHLFSNPVPAMQLLSAKRPGSGLWPSHRRYIGYVCSMVSEKPSLPHSKPLVVKAVTMSPVPCFNKQRIGCRPFCEVLIGETKIFSTAQDYERMREHRVQDGKVVFPLGVNVQGDVVISVYHMRNTIGGRLQAKVSNTQILQIQFHTGFIAPGTSVLKFTKPELDACDSPEKYPQLFHVLVDIEVEGTDKQKDLTPPWEQFPNKDLIPNVLFSCHQEHQDALAIADEMEGLDLEEPSRSHSGSDSRPHGEDSEPSDDEMLSLSSQQSNASGERHGGAQAGPRGPKRPEQPQALTTAPPPPEEMDLLGLDGAAVNPPCPKPQPPTTNTTTDLLGDLFGASPQAPPGSGPASAQSTPQKIAPPSTSPCPSPAFDPFGAGPMPKPQELMGSFRGPAGNLGNLGLPAPLLHAARSPSPTMQNTGKGRSSPVPLTTPVVTIQQPPNAMGGWDWNKSAAPGGGFGMGSRSASTSPTGSVHSTPTHQVKPKTLDPFADIGNLGGSLGGGSGFSSKPTTPTGTTPAFPPMGSPSRPPPSPQHGGGWQANTGFPSWQPGGGGGGGQAGWQPQPQGQGQGGPPSQPKPSPSHSMPHTSPSNRPNYNISFSAMGGGAAPNAAGKPQPNMGTKPKVATANFDDLLSGQGFAGAKKKEGPRTIAEMRKEEMAKEMDPEKLKILDWIEGKERNIRALLSTMHTVLWEGETRWKPVGMADLVTPEQVKKVYRKAVLVVHPDKATGQPYEQYAKMIFMELNDAWSEFDSQGQKALY, encoded by the exons GTACACAAAAGGAGAGCTGGACATTGCCTACATCACATCACGAATCATAG TGATGTCATATCCTGCGGAGGCGTTGCAGATCGGCAACCAGAACCATGTGGAGGACATCCGCTCTTTCCTGGACTCACGGCACGCTGACCACTACACCGTCTTCAACCTGTCACAGCGCAACTATCGCGGCGCCAAGTTCTCCAACCGG gTCTCGGAGTGTAACTGGCCGCCCCGCCAGGCTCCCAGCCTGCACAACCTGTTTGCGGTGTGTAAGAACATGCACAACTGGCTCAAACAGAACCCCAAGAATGTGTGTGTCATCACCTGCTCG GATGGGCGTGCTCCCTCGGGTGTGCTGGTCTGTGCCATGTTCTGCTTTTGCCACCTCTTCAGCAACCCAGTGCCCGCCATGCAGCTACTCAGCGCCAAGAGACCCGGCTCAGGCCTCTGGCCCTCGCACCGGAG GTACATAGGCTATGTGTGCAGTATGGTATCAGAGAAGCCCTCCCTGCCCCACTCAAAGCCCCTGGTGGTCAAGGCGGTCACCATGAGTCCAGTACCCTGCTTCAACAAACAACGCATCGGCTGCAGACCTTTCTGTGAGGTCCTCATAGGGGAGACGAAGATCTTCTCTACGGCacaggactatgagaggatgcG AGAGCACAGGGTCCAGGATGGGAAGGTGGTCTTCCCTCTAGGTGTGAATGTCCAGGGTGATGTGGTCATCTCTGTCTATCATATGAGAAACACCATAGGAGGACGACTGCAGGCCAAG GTGTCCAACACCCAGATACTCCAGATCCAGTTCCACACAGGCTTCATCGCTCCAGGGACAAGCGTGTTAAAGTTTACAAA gcCGGAGCTGGATGCGTGTGACTCTCCAGAGAAGTACCCACAACTGTTCCATGTGTTGGTGGACATTGAGGTGGAGGGTACAGACAAGCAGAAGGACCTGACCCCTCCCTGGGAACAGTTCCCTAATAAAGACCTGATCCCCAACGTACTGTTCTCATGTCACCAAGAGCACCAGGACGCCCTCGCCATCGCAG ATGAGATGGAGGGACTGGACTTGGAGG AGCCAAGCCGGTCCCACAGTGGTTCAGACAGTCGCCCTCACGGGGAGGACAGTGAGCCGTCTGATGATGAGATGCTGTCCCTGTCCAGCCAGCAGAGCAACGCTAGCGGAGAGCGACACGGAGGGGCTCAGGCTGGCCCCAGGGGCCCCAAGAGACCAGAGCAGCCTCAGGCCCTCAccactgctcctcctcccccagaAGAAATGGACCTCCTGGGCCTGGATGGGGCTGCTGTGAACCCCCCCTGCCCCAAACCCCAGccccccaccaccaacaccaccacggACCTCCTGGGGGATCTGTTTGGAGCCTCCCCCCAGGCCCCGCCTGGGAGTGGGCCCGCATCGGCCCAGTCCACCCCCCAGAAAAtagcccctccctccacctccccttgcCCCTCCCCAG CATTCGACCCATTTGGGGCGGGTCCGATGCCCAAGCCCCAGGAGCTGATGGGTTCCTTCCGGGGTCCAGCAGGTAACCTTGGTAACCTGGGGCTGCCTGCCCCCCTCCTGCATGCAGCTCGCTCTCCGTCCCCCACTATGCAGAACACTGGCAAGG GACGGAGCTCCCCAGTCCCGCTCACCACCCCTGTGGTCACCATTCAGCAGCCTCCCAATGCCATGGGAGGATGGGACTGGAACAAGTCTGCAGCTCCAG GAGGGGGTTTTGGTATGGGCAGTAGGTCAGCCAGCACCAGTCCTACCGGATCAGTCCACAGCACCCCCACACACCAGGTCAAACCCAAGACCCTGGACCCATTCGCTGATATTGGAAACCTGGGGGGCAGTCTGGGAG GAGGCTCTGGCTTCTCCAGTAAGCCTACCACCCCTACAGGCACCACCCCTGCCTTCCCACCCATGGGCTCCCCCTCACGGCCTCCTCCCTCGCCCCAGCACGGTGGGGGCTGGCAGGCTAACACAGGCTTCCCCTCGTGGCAGCccggtggtggcggtggtggagggcaggcagggtggcagccccaaccccagggtcagggtcagggtggcCCACCCTCCCAGCCCAAACCCAGCCCCAGCCACTCCATGCCGCACACCTCCCCCTCCAACAGACCCAACTACAACATCAGTTTCTCTGCCATGGGAGGAGGGGCTGCTCCCAATGCAGCCGGGAAACCACAGCCCAACATGG GTACCAAGCCCAAAGTTGCAACGGCTAACTTCGATGACCTGCTGTCTGGCCAAGGCTTTGCTGGAGCCAAAAAGAAGGAAGGTCCCAGGACAATAGCAgagatgaggaaggaggagaTGGCTAAAGAGATGGACCCCGAGAAACTCAAG aTTCTGGATTGGATCGAGGGGAAGGAGCGTAACATCCGGGCCTTGCTGTCCACCATGCACACAGTGCTCTGGGAGGGGGAGACCCGCTGGAAGCCTGTAGGCATGGCTGACCTGGTGACCCCAGAGCAGGTCAAGAAGGTTTACCGCAAAGCCGTGCTGGTGGTCCATCCAGACAag